In Amia ocellicauda isolate fAmiCal2 chromosome 16, fAmiCal2.hap1, whole genome shotgun sequence, the following proteins share a genomic window:
- the nxph2a gene encoding neurexophilin-2: MKYLHSISLIPILFCLHLVSCTKLQIPTTELIEWGETDSEENVAHNTASPRIVNPLRLFAKSSPGLKQNIREITYLENVEDFWDWLANQTDVQETHARTKRRPIVKTGKFKKMFGWGDFHSNIKTVKLNLLITGKIVDHGNGTFSVYFRHNSTGLGNVSVSLVPPSKVVEFEMSQQSTLETKDSKAFNCRIEYEKTDRAKKTALCNFDPSKVCYQEQTQSHVSWLCSKPFKVICIYIAFYSIDYKLVQKVCPDYNYHSDTPYFSSG, encoded by the coding sequence gttTCATGCACCAAATTACAGATTCCAACAACAGAGCTTATAGAATGGGGAGAGACTGACAGTGAAGAAAATGTAGCTCACAACACTGCCAGTCCACGGATTGTGAATCCTCTACGTCTGTTTGCTAAGAGCTCTCCAGGGCTCAAACAGAACATCAGGGAAATAACATACTTAGAAAATGTTGAGGACTTCTGGGACTGGTTAGCTAACCAGACAGATGTTCAGGAAACTCATGCACGAACTAAACGCAGACCCATTGTGAAGACTGGAAAATTCAAAAAAATGTTTGGATGGGGCGACTTTCATTCCAACATTAAGACAGTTAAACTGAATTTGCTGATTACTGGCAAGATTGTCGATCACGGAAATGGCACATTCAGTGTGTATTTTCGACACAACTCCACTGGCCTTGGAAATGTATCGGTGAGTTTGGTGCCCCCTTCCAAAGTAGTGGAGTTTGAAATGTCTCAGCAGTCAACACTGGAAACCAAGGACTCGAAGGCTTTTAACTGTCGTATTGAGTATGAGAAGACAGACCGAGCGAAGAAGACAGCCCTGTGCAACTTTGATCCTTCCAAGGTGTGTTACCAAGAACAAACCCAAAGCCATGTCTCCTGGCTGTGTTCCAAGCCATTTAAGGTCATATGCATCTACATTGCATTCTACAGCATTGATTACAAACTGGTACAAAAAGTCTGCCCTGATTACAACTATCATAGTGACACTCCCTACTTCTCCTCAGGTTGA